One Thermococcus sp. M36 genomic window, TCGTCCAGAACACTCACGAAGCAGTAGCCGCCGTCATCGTGGCGCCTCTTCTCGACGTATTTCAAAACTTTGTTTACATCAACGTAACGCCCAAGTTCGTAAAGCTTCGAGCCCATCCTACCGCCTCCCAACTTTTTAGCGGAGAACAGGCGTCATCAGCCCCTGAGGGCGGTTCGGCTCGAAGCCCGGGCGGACGCCATCGCCCGAAAAGCCTACGAACCGGGCTTAAAAACGTTTGCGGTGCAAGTCTCTAATGAATCACCTAAAAACTTAATAAGTTTGGGACATCCCTTCAATTGTGGTGTAATCATGGAGTTTATAGCCTTCACCTACGTAGGCAACTTTATGGAGAGGGAGGTAATAGACGAGGTTGTTTTCACTGTCTTTGACGAGGCCAACCGCTTCTTCCACGAGAACGATATACCCCTGAGGTTCCTGTACATCGGGAAGCTGAAGCTCGAGCCGGGCTATCTGATAAGCCTCAACACCCCAGAGGGCAAAATGCGAGTTTACCCCCTCGAGGCTCTAGTTGATGTCCTCCACGCCAGGCTCCTCCACGAGATAGAGGAGAGGCCGGACATAAGGATGGACAAGATATTCGCCCTCACCACCTTCCCGCTCGTTTCGAGGAACCCCTACTTCGACTTCTACGAGCGCTTTTTGGGCATCCACGAGACAAGGCTTGGACTGAGGATAATGGTGCTCTCCATGAAGCCCTTTGAGCCCCCGGAACTCGGGGAACTGCTGAAGGTCGCTTCTGGCTCGGAAACTCCTAATGAAGAGATTAAACGGCGTGTTAGGGAAGGGCTTTCCCTCTTCAAGGACCGCGTCCTTAAGGGGGTCCTCCATGAAGTCGGTCACGGCTTCGGTCTTGAGCACTGCTCCAACGACTGCGTCATGAACTCACCGTCGAGCATGGAGGAGTGGGACTCACGGCTCCCCGGCTACTGCGACTCCTGCTTCATAAACCTCAAGCGAGCGGTCGAGTGGTCGGAGTTCAACCTTGGCCACGGCGAGTCCAAGTAAAGGTTTTAGTGTCCCTGACATTTTCATGATTGATGTGGCTGGGACGGATTTCCATGTGGGACGTTGAGGGCGCGCGCAGGGCCATGCCCCACTACTTCTCGATTCTGGGGGGAGAAGAGGAACCGAACTTCGTCCTGGCCAGGAAAGTTCCTGTAGACTTCCGGGGGAACGAGCCCCTTGA contains:
- a CDS encoding peptidase M54; this translates as MEFIAFTYVGNFMEREVIDEVVFTVFDEANRFFHENDIPLRFLYIGKLKLEPGYLISLNTPEGKMRVYPLEALVDVLHARLLHEIEERPDIRMDKIFALTTFPLVSRNPYFDFYERFLGIHETRLGLRIMVLSMKPFEPPELGELLKVASGSETPNEEIKRRVREGLSLFKDRVLKGVLHEVGHGFGLEHCSNDCVMNSPSSMEEWDSRLPGYCDSCFINLKRAVEWSEFNLGHGESK